Proteins found in one Mesorhizobium sp. CAU 1732 genomic segment:
- a CDS encoding Gfo/Idh/MocA family oxidoreductase: MAETIDIAVIGAGAIGRTHIDTLARMPGLRLSALVDPAPTAVAMADALGVPCLPDTESLIASGLARAVIVATPNETHLPVSEALLRAGLPVLLEKPVADSLASALRLIAVAEETGVPVLVGHHRRHNPIIRAAKEAVRSGRIGDLVMATVTCSLAKPASYFSADWRRKPGAGGPLLINLVHEIDLLRHFFGEIASVQAISSNAVRGFEVEDSAAVCLTFASGGLATLCISDSAVGPWAWDLSAGENMERFPAHRVTAHHYAGSRGGLSLPDLSLWQPQGEPDWTKELRVERLPVVHGDPYEAQLAHFADLVSGKDVSPLVSLRDATTNLIVLDAIGDAAAGGVRVDVDLQKLDGSSSTGIAA; the protein is encoded by the coding sequence ATGGCTGAAACCATAGACATCGCGGTAATTGGTGCGGGTGCCATCGGGCGCACCCATATCGACACACTGGCCCGTATGCCGGGGCTTCGGCTGTCCGCGCTGGTCGATCCCGCGCCCACAGCGGTCGCGATGGCGGATGCGCTCGGCGTGCCGTGCCTGCCCGATACGGAATCACTCATCGCCTCGGGCCTCGCGCGTGCCGTCATCGTCGCGACGCCGAACGAGACACATCTGCCTGTCTCGGAGGCGCTTCTGCGCGCCGGCCTTCCGGTTCTTCTGGAAAAGCCCGTCGCCGACAGTCTCGCTTCGGCGCTGCGGCTGATCGCGGTCGCGGAGGAGACGGGCGTGCCCGTACTCGTCGGGCATCATCGCCGCCACAATCCGATCATCCGCGCCGCGAAGGAGGCGGTGCGTTCAGGCCGGATCGGCGATCTTGTGATGGCGACCGTCACCTGTTCGCTTGCCAAGCCCGCCTCCTATTTCAGCGCCGATTGGCGGAGGAAGCCCGGTGCGGGCGGGCCGCTGCTGATCAATCTCGTTCATGAGATCGATCTTCTCAGGCACTTCTTCGGCGAGATCGCCAGCGTGCAGGCCATATCCTCGAATGCTGTCCGGGGGTTCGAGGTCGAGGACAGCGCCGCCGTGTGCCTGACCTTCGCGAGCGGAGGCCTGGCGACGCTCTGCATCTCGGATTCCGCGGTCGGCCCATGGGCCTGGGACCTGTCGGCGGGCGAGAACATGGAGCGCTTTCCCGCGCATCGCGTCACGGCGCATCATTATGCCGGAAGCCGCGGCGGGCTGTCCCTTCCCGACCTCTCTCTCTGGCAGCCGCAAGGCGAGCCCGACTGGACGAAGGAACTGCGCGTCGAACGCCTGCCGGTCGTGCATGGCGATCCCTATGAGGCGCAACTGGCGCATTTCGCGGATCTGGTCAGCGGCAAGGACGTTTCCCCGCTTGTGTCGCTGCGCGACGCGACGACGAACCTGATCGTTCTCGACGCCATCGGTGATGCGGCGGCGGGTGGTGTGCGCGTCGACGTCGATCTTCAGAAACTGGACGGTTCTTCCAGCACTGGAATCGCCGCATGA
- a CDS encoding IclR family transcriptional regulator, producing MSSVLEKSIAIIELLANHPAGVPVSTIAAAIEQPVSGVHRTLQELSRLGYVRQVQAQGDYALTIKLPAMGLGFLARAGITDVTQPVLDALAADSGELIRLSVIDGDDLIWVAVAQGATRGLRYDPGQEQGVVVHLASSAGGQAWLAEMSDEEALARVSAQGLILDSEIAGPNVPRSLTSLLKQMAEARDRGYAIAVDSYIAGMAAMAVPVRYHGGGPVIGCLSIAGPAVRMTAERMAILAPRLQAAAHELGEAAEGSQYFQSKVRALDPAPATERTQA from the coding sequence ATGAGCAGCGTTCTCGAAAAATCGATTGCGATCATCGAACTGTTGGCCAACCATCCGGCCGGCGTGCCCGTCTCCACGATCGCCGCTGCGATCGAGCAGCCCGTGTCCGGCGTCCATCGCACGCTGCAGGAACTGTCGCGGCTCGGCTATGTGCGTCAGGTCCAGGCGCAGGGCGACTATGCGCTGACCATCAAGCTGCCGGCCATGGGGCTGGGCTTTCTGGCGAGAGCCGGGATCACCGACGTGACGCAGCCCGTTCTGGACGCGCTGGCGGCGGATAGCGGCGAACTCATCCGGTTGTCCGTGATCGATGGCGACGATTTGATCTGGGTCGCCGTCGCACAGGGCGCAACGCGGGGCCTGCGCTACGATCCGGGCCAGGAGCAGGGCGTGGTCGTCCACCTCGCCAGCTCTGCCGGGGGCCAGGCCTGGCTTGCCGAGATGAGCGATGAAGAGGCTTTAGCGCGGGTTTCGGCGCAGGGGCTCATCCTCGATTCGGAAATTGCCGGACCGAACGTACCGCGCAGCCTGACCTCCCTGCTCAAGCAGATGGCCGAGGCGCGAGACCGGGGCTATGCCATAGCCGTCGACAGCTACATCGCAGGCATGGCCGCGATGGCCGTGCCGGTTCGCTACCATGGCGGCGGTCCGGTCATCGGATGTCTGTCGATCGCCGGTCCGGCGGTCCGCATGACGGCCGAGAGGATGGCGATCCTCGCACCACGTCTGCAGGCGGCGGCGCACGAGCTGGGCGAGGCCGCAGAGGGCTCGCAATATTTTCAGTCGAAGGTGCGGGCACTCGACCCGGCCCCCGCGACGGAGCGCACGCAGGCATGA
- a CDS encoding FAD-dependent oxidoreductase, which yields MKQPVREIACDVLVIGSGASGLSAAVTAAHFGLKVVVAEKAPMFGGTSAWSGGWLWIPRNPLARAAGIDEPVEGPMEYLRSELGNRAGDPRLPVFLANGPEMVSFFHDHSAMRWIDGNRIPDFHETPGAKTGGRSISVQPYDGRGLGQWLRKLRPPLDVVSLWGMGLASGADMAHFFKASRRPGSAIYAAGRIARHVLDMALHRRGMHLVNGNALVARLMRSALDKGVTLLDSAPATALLRDGERVVGASLARPGGETRVRATRGVVLAAGGFPHDPERLEMLAPQAGGSSHRSAAPRENTGDGIRLGEGAGGMLAQDLVSNVALAPVSLVPRADGSTAHFPHLIERAKPGIIAVTPQGRRFVSEADSYHDFMQALIAVTPAGQPPFCWLIADHRAQRRWGLGWSKPFPFPLGPAVRSGYLKRGRTLFDLAQACGIPADVLADTVARFNADAAKGRDTEFHRGESAYNRVQGDADNQPNPSLAPLDRGPFYAVRIEPGSLGTFAGLTTDPSTRVLDAGGQPIPGLHAIGNDMASVMGGNYPSGGITLGPAMTFGYIAGRILAGQPVTGIDTQQEETA from the coding sequence GTGAAGCAGCCTGTCCGCGAAATCGCGTGCGACGTATTGGTGATCGGTTCGGGCGCGTCGGGTCTCTCCGCCGCGGTCACGGCCGCGCATTTTGGCCTGAAAGTCGTGGTCGCCGAAAAGGCTCCGATGTTCGGCGGCACCTCCGCATGGTCGGGCGGCTGGCTCTGGATCCCGCGCAATCCGCTGGCGCGCGCGGCAGGCATCGATGAGCCGGTCGAAGGTCCGATGGAGTATCTGCGCAGCGAGCTCGGCAACCGCGCGGGCGATCCAAGGCTGCCGGTCTTCCTTGCCAACGGCCCGGAAATGGTGAGTTTCTTCCATGATCACAGCGCGATGCGGTGGATCGACGGCAACCGCATCCCGGATTTTCACGAGACGCCCGGCGCGAAGACGGGTGGTCGGTCGATTTCCGTCCAGCCTTATGATGGGCGCGGACTCGGGCAATGGCTGCGCAAACTCCGGCCGCCGCTCGACGTGGTCAGCCTCTGGGGCATGGGACTCGCCAGCGGTGCCGACATGGCGCATTTCTTCAAGGCGTCCCGTCGTCCGGGCTCGGCCATCTACGCCGCCGGGCGGATCGCGCGGCATGTGCTGGACATGGCGCTGCACCGGCGCGGGATGCATCTCGTCAACGGCAACGCGCTGGTGGCACGGCTGATGCGCTCGGCGCTCGACAAGGGCGTCACCCTTCTGGACAGCGCCCCGGCGACGGCTCTTCTGCGCGACGGTGAGCGCGTCGTGGGCGCGAGCCTGGCAAGGCCGGGCGGAGAGACGCGGGTCCGGGCGACGCGCGGCGTCGTGCTGGCCGCCGGCGGCTTTCCCCACGATCCCGAGCGTCTTGAGATGCTGGCCCCGCAAGCGGGAGGCAGCAGCCATCGATCCGCCGCGCCGCGCGAGAACACGGGCGACGGCATCCGGCTGGGCGAGGGCGCCGGCGGCATGCTGGCGCAGGACCTCGTCTCGAACGTCGCGCTGGCACCGGTCTCTCTGGTGCCGCGCGCCGATGGTTCGACGGCCCATTTCCCGCATTTGATCGAGCGGGCCAAGCCCGGCATCATCGCGGTGACGCCCCAGGGCCGGCGCTTCGTTTCGGAAGCGGATAGCTACCACGATTTCATGCAGGCCCTGATCGCCGTCACGCCGGCAGGCCAGCCGCCCTTCTGCTGGCTGATCGCCGACCACCGCGCGCAGCGGCGCTGGGGCCTCGGCTGGTCGAAGCCATTTCCGTTTCCGCTCGGCCCGGCGGTCCGCTCCGGTTACCTGAAGCGGGGGCGGACGCTTTTTGATCTCGCACAGGCCTGCGGCATTCCGGCGGACGTGCTGGCCGACACGGTGGCGAGGTTCAACGCCGATGCGGCCAAGGGGCGCGACACCGAATTTCATCGCGGCGAGAGCGCCTACAACCGCGTGCAGGGCGATGCCGACAACCAGCCCAACCCATCGCTGGCGCCGCTCGATCGCGGGCCATTCTATGCGGTGCGGATCGAACCCGGCTCGCTGGGCACGTTTGCCGGTCTGACGACCGATCCCTCGACCCGGGTGCTCGATGCAGGCGGCCAGCCCATTCCGGGGCTCCATGCCATCGGCAACGACATGGCGTCCGTCATGGGCGGCAACTATCCGTCGGGCGGCATCACGCTCGGTCCGGCAATGACTTTCGGCTACATCGCCGGCCGCATTCTGGCCGGCCAGCCCGTTACGGGCATCGATACCCAACAGGAGGAAACGGCATGA
- a CDS encoding NIPSNAP family protein encodes MSYYELATLDTVIFGAGKATPGIEAWVGAGQGRLAGAWATDIGTLNRIFVLRAFDDLAQMMEERERALRSDDPFGCTEHLVALSMESYRALDFLPPVEAGTFGPVYEFRTYRTRINGIVPTMEKWRVAVPEREAYSKLTVAMYGLDGAPRLTQIWPYESLAARSEARAKSVADGKWPPKGGPDWLSPDMTSQIAVPLPFSPLK; translated from the coding sequence ATGAGCTATTACGAACTCGCAACGCTCGACACGGTGATCTTCGGGGCCGGCAAGGCCACGCCGGGTATCGAGGCATGGGTCGGCGCAGGGCAGGGCAGGCTGGCCGGTGCATGGGCGACCGATATCGGCACGCTGAACCGCATTTTCGTGCTGCGCGCCTTCGACGATCTCGCGCAGATGATGGAGGAACGCGAGCGCGCGCTGCGCAGCGACGATCCGTTCGGCTGCACCGAGCATCTCGTCGCACTCAGCATGGAAAGCTACCGGGCGCTGGACTTCCTCCCGCCTGTCGAGGCGGGGACGTTTGGACCCGTCTACGAATTCCGCACCTACCGGACGCGGATCAACGGCATCGTGCCGACGATGGAGAAATGGCGTGTCGCCGTGCCGGAGCGCGAGGCCTATTCGAAGCTCACGGTCGCCATGTACGGTCTCGACGGCGCGCCGCGACTGACGCAGATCTGGCCCTATGAAAGCCTCGCCGCGCGCTCCGAGGCGCGGGCGAAGTCGGTGGCGGACGGCAAATGGCCACCGAAGGGCGGGCCCGACTGGCTGAGCCCCGACATGACCAGCCAGATCGCCGTACCGCTGCCCTTTTCGCCGCTGAAGTGA
- a CDS encoding TIM barrel protein codes for MTHPLSLAFLTTFDVGPVEAVKIAAAAGYAMVGLRILPAAAGGEPDYPLLTDDRLLGEVKAALSDTGVTIGDIEIIRLKPENDWDLFDRFCDRCAALGARHVLVAGDDTDHARLTASFARFCDLAASRGLTADLEFMPWTAVPDLKAALTIVEAADRENGGVLVDALHYDRSSTTLEQIANLPRHRVNYVQFCDGEVPYDKSDEGLIRIARGERLFPGLGGIDMDGLARAIPDGVTISVEVPHRALAQKMDGLGRAAMAHAATMAILRGAGRT; via the coding sequence ATGACGCATCCGCTTTCGCTTGCCTTTCTGACAACCTTCGACGTGGGTCCGGTCGAGGCGGTGAAGATCGCCGCCGCCGCCGGCTATGCGATGGTGGGGCTGCGCATTCTTCCCGCTGCCGCCGGCGGCGAGCCGGACTATCCCCTGCTCACCGACGACAGGCTCCTGGGCGAGGTGAAGGCCGCGCTCTCCGATACCGGCGTGACGATCGGCGATATCGAGATCATCCGGCTGAAACCCGAGAATGACTGGGATCTCTTCGACCGGTTCTGCGACCGTTGCGCGGCGCTCGGGGCACGCCATGTGCTGGTGGCGGGAGACGACACCGACCACGCCCGGCTGACGGCGAGCTTCGCACGGTTCTGCGATCTCGCGGCATCGCGGGGGCTGACTGCCGATCTGGAATTCATGCCCTGGACGGCGGTGCCGGACCTGAAAGCCGCGCTCACGATCGTCGAGGCCGCCGATCGGGAAAATGGCGGCGTGCTGGTCGATGCGCTGCATTACGACCGGTCGTCGACGACGCTGGAGCAGATTGCGAACCTGCCGCGTCACCGCGTAAACTACGTCCAGTTCTGCGACGGCGAGGTCCCATACGATAAATCGGACGAGGGGCTGATCCGCATCGCGCGCGGCGAGCGGCTGTTTCCCGGACTGGGCGGGATCGACATGGACGGGCTCGCACGCGCGATTCCCGACGGCGTGACGATCAGCGTCGAGGTTCCGCATCGGGCGCTTGCACAAAAGATGGACGGGCTGGGCCGCGCCGCCATGGCCCATGCCGCGACCATGGCCATTCTTCGGGGGGCCGGTCGCACCTGA
- a CDS encoding LysR family transcriptional regulator gives MKELTLRQVEVIRAVMMAGTIQGAAKLLNVSAPGISRLVKHTEDTLGIRLFERKAGLFVPAAEATAIFEMVHRVHRQMENLNTAVASLRKGEDVRLSFASAPSIAQFIAARAIRGIRHRFPDVFIDLNILKIEETADYLLLERGEFVIMSSAIENFALDSTPLAHGRLVAIVPDQHRLAAKPAISVHDLAREDLVGVDPGDPYGAALARPFEQAGISPRYAMRGRFAQTVVSLVRHGLGVAIIDEFSVAEVYMPGLTRRPLVESAQITAWVVSKKGRQMSSFAEHAVGQFRRELTKAVQREDWDKVTGDD, from the coding sequence ATGAAGGAACTGACGCTGCGCCAAGTCGAGGTGATCCGCGCCGTGATGATGGCGGGCACGATCCAGGGCGCGGCCAAACTCCTGAACGTCTCCGCGCCGGGCATTTCCCGGCTGGTGAAACACACCGAGGACACGCTCGGGATTCGTCTGTTCGAGCGCAAGGCCGGCCTCTTCGTGCCGGCCGCCGAGGCGACGGCGATCTTCGAGATGGTGCATCGGGTGCACCGCCAGATGGAGAATTTGAACACGGCCGTCGCCTCGCTGCGCAAGGGCGAGGACGTCCGGCTGTCCTTCGCCTCGGCGCCGTCGATCGCGCAGTTCATCGCGGCGCGCGCGATCCGCGGCATACGGCACCGCTTCCCGGACGTGTTCATCGACCTGAACATCCTCAAGATCGAGGAGACGGCCGACTATCTCCTGCTGGAGCGCGGCGAGTTCGTGATCATGAGCTCGGCCATCGAGAATTTCGCGCTCGACAGCACGCCGCTGGCGCATGGGCGGCTTGTCGCGATCGTGCCGGATCAGCACAGGCTGGCCGCAAAGCCTGCGATCTCGGTTCACGATCTCGCGCGCGAGGATCTGGTCGGCGTCGATCCGGGCGATCCTTATGGCGCGGCGCTGGCGAGGCCGTTCGAGCAGGCGGGGATCAGCCCGCGCTATGCGATGCGCGGGCGATTTGCGCAGACGGTGGTCAGCCTGGTGCGGCATGGCCTGGGGGTGGCAATCATCGACGAGTTCTCCGTCGCCGAGGTCTACATGCCCGGCCTGACGCGCCGGCCGCTGGTCGAAAGCGCGCAGATCACCGCGTGGGTGGTAAGCAAGAAGGGCCGCCAGATGTCCTCCTTCGCCGAACACGCGGTCGGCCAGTTCCGCCGCGAACTGACCAAGGCCGTCCAGCGCGAGGACTGGGACAAGGTGACTGGGGACGACTGA
- a CDS encoding DUF2169 domain-containing protein — MLHDNTTPFSAIAFEQWHRDGTTMAAVAVRGVYELSDSGSLSLSDHQELVFADEYAGSSQDTALVRTSDLVPFKPSADITVVGSTYPPGHEKSARWECGIKVGELKHILRCSGPREWEATGRKGASPSWKLTDARPVESMPLDYLNASGGSIIGDPDRGVSHFNPLGPGILHPRYTPMDRRFRAPAIDSENYPVNDPFAEVEPQGMAPVPPSWRFRLQHAGTYDDAWLEKRHPKLPENFDYRFYQTAHPALIYPGYLRGDEQVTFAGLTPGGEVHRFNLPNALPCAKFLWSDGKEVSMRLNLDGLHLDLRKGPPWRVDLTWRGWMEINPEFFKVDLFLADPESGLITT; from the coding sequence ATGCTTCATGACAACACTACTCCGTTTTCTGCCATCGCATTCGAGCAGTGGCATCGGGACGGCACGACCATGGCCGCGGTGGCGGTTCGCGGAGTTTACGAACTATCCGATTCCGGAAGCCTTTCACTCTCCGATCACCAGGAACTGGTCTTTGCGGACGAATATGCCGGCAGTTCACAGGATACCGCGTTGGTGCGCACCAGCGACCTTGTCCCGTTCAAGCCATCTGCCGACATCACCGTCGTAGGCAGTACTTATCCGCCGGGGCACGAAAAATCGGCGCGCTGGGAATGCGGTATCAAGGTAGGCGAGCTCAAGCATATCCTGCGCTGCAGCGGACCCCGCGAATGGGAAGCAACGGGACGCAAGGGTGCAAGCCCATCATGGAAACTCACCGACGCTCGCCCCGTCGAATCCATGCCGCTTGACTATCTGAATGCGTCTGGCGGCAGCATCATCGGTGATCCGGATCGCGGCGTCAGTCATTTCAATCCACTTGGGCCGGGAATTCTCCACCCGCGATATACGCCGATGGACAGACGCTTTCGCGCGCCGGCGATCGATAGCGAAAATTACCCAGTTAATGATCCGTTCGCCGAGGTCGAACCGCAAGGTATGGCGCCCGTACCGCCTTCCTGGCGGTTTCGACTGCAACATGCTGGTACTTACGACGATGCGTGGCTGGAAAAACGGCATCCAAAACTGCCGGAGAACTTCGACTACCGTTTTTATCAGACCGCGCACCCGGCCCTGATCTATCCCGGCTACCTGCGAGGCGACGAACAGGTCACGTTCGCCGGCTTGACGCCGGGAGGCGAGGTTCATCGTTTCAACCTTCCAAATGCTCTGCCCTGTGCGAAGTTCCTTTGGAGTGACGGCAAAGAGGTGAGCATGCGCCTCAACCTCGATGGCTTGCATCTCGACCTGCGTAAAGGCCCGCCATGGCGGGTTGATCTTACGTGGCGGGGCTGGATGGAAATCAACCCGGAATTCTTCAAGGTCGATCTATTCCTCGCCGATCCGGAAAGCGGCCTTATCACTACCTAA
- a CDS encoding GAD-like domain-containing protein, translating into MSRLDELDKIFKERKYFTAEEWYEILILQRGAPKDARLADKAYAETYRGRVPDILIRLWLEHGWGSWNSGKFWLCDPALLQPVVETAFMGDLEFDPDEMVVYAYDAFGTMYIWLGGYRVMRLYWTHNYVIEQKHEDFNEIAGVPIDESFIIITDIEGHIPTGKNYGKAHTDSSGDDMLPKAIARLGELDRDEIYGFFPALSLGGENSAINLQRVPVLEHLMLLASIQTPILRRFEPPAHGQPGFGQLTDIRPIGPQ; encoded by the coding sequence ATGTCGCGGCTCGACGAACTGGACAAGATATTCAAGGAACGGAAATACTTCACCGCGGAGGAATGGTATGAGATCCTCATCCTCCAGCGTGGCGCTCCCAAAGACGCCAGGCTTGCCGATAAAGCATATGCTGAAACCTATCGCGGACGCGTTCCCGATATCCTGATCCGCCTTTGGCTGGAGCACGGATGGGGAAGCTGGAACTCGGGCAAGTTCTGGCTATGCGATCCGGCGCTTCTTCAGCCGGTCGTCGAAACGGCTTTTATGGGCGACCTCGAATTCGACCCCGACGAGATGGTGGTCTACGCCTACGATGCGTTCGGAACGATGTACATATGGCTCGGCGGCTACCGCGTCATGCGGCTTTACTGGACACATAACTATGTGATCGAGCAGAAGCATGAAGATTTCAACGAGATCGCCGGTGTACCCATAGATGAATCTTTCATCATCATAACCGATATCGAAGGACACATCCCTACCGGCAAGAATTATGGGAAGGCGCATACCGACAGTTCGGGCGACGACATGCTTCCCAAGGCCATCGCCCGCCTCGGCGAACTGGATCGGGATGAGATCTACGGCTTCTTTCCGGCACTGAGCCTGGGCGGGGAAAACAGCGCCATTAACCTGCAACGGGTCCCGGTGCTCGAGCACCTCATGTTATTGGCCTCGATCCAGACACCAATCCTGCGTCGCTTCGAGCCACCTGCGCACGGGCAACCGGGCTTCGGTCAACTGACCGACATACGCCCCATCGGACCGCAATAA
- a CDS encoding polymorphic toxin type 15 domain-containing protein → MSFSSATAGINYPTAGEVLDFWQQKGFEWGKNRVSRFPTWIARASNPVTVFFSTLLYSSPAGEGSELPIPSEVLSPGQMEWVNAAAGASGVSADNLAFHLALQQKNHVLQNPGVVMPDAMYDQAVDNAVAFAPPTTPEAVAQAEREVQDLLERPPTEDPDPEPRPLPIPLPGPRVTQPRCKVHHICFMPRSPLIKLDEFVRQMKLQEAALNRMTPQQMLANHTAYRLDPAGMRALSDPLQHQTRAEYEASVTMRFRLEHGRNWEAALADHMSGLAALHNPDMIAGGHYASVADPGIPLEDRMGGLNENSSMGRQWQDREARLVQHAREQAANGCPSVQVSMNVCASVPGMPGQPR, encoded by the coding sequence GTGAGTTTTTCTTCTGCAACCGCCGGCATCAACTATCCCACTGCTGGAGAAGTTCTCGATTTCTGGCAGCAAAAGGGCTTTGAGTGGGGCAAGAACCGGGTTTCACGCTTTCCGACCTGGATAGCGAGAGCTTCGAATCCGGTTACCGTCTTCTTTTCCACTCTGCTCTATTCGAGCCCCGCAGGTGAGGGATCGGAGCTACCGATCCCCAGCGAAGTGCTTTCACCGGGACAGATGGAGTGGGTCAATGCCGCCGCAGGAGCCTCCGGGGTAAGCGCCGACAACCTGGCTTTCCACTTGGCGCTGCAGCAGAAGAACCACGTTCTTCAGAATCCCGGCGTCGTGATGCCCGACGCAATGTACGATCAGGCGGTCGACAATGCGGTCGCGTTCGCGCCGCCGACGACACCGGAGGCCGTCGCCCAAGCCGAACGCGAAGTGCAGGACCTATTGGAACGCCCGCCGACGGAAGATCCCGATCCTGAGCCGCGTCCTCTTCCCATACCGCTTCCCGGACCGCGCGTGACGCAACCGCGCTGCAAGGTCCATCACATATGCTTCATGCCGCGCAGCCCCCTCATCAAGTTGGACGAGTTCGTGCGCCAGATGAAGCTCCAGGAAGCTGCCCTTAACCGGATGACCCCGCAGCAGATGCTGGCGAACCATACAGCGTACAGGCTCGACCCGGCGGGCATGCGGGCTCTGTCAGACCCGTTGCAACATCAGACGCGGGCAGAATACGAAGCGTCTGTCACGATGAGATTCAGGCTGGAGCACGGACGGAATTGGGAAGCCGCGCTTGCCGATCATATGTCGGGGCTGGCAGCCTTGCACAATCCTGACATGATTGCCGGCGGACACTATGCATCGGTTGCCGACCCGGGCATTCCGCTCGAGGATCGTATGGGCGGCCTTAACGAAAACAGCTCGATGGGACGGCAATGGCAGGATAGGGAAGCGCGTTTGGTGCAGCATGCGCGGGAACAGGCTGCGAACGGTTGCCCGTCCGTACAGGTATCTATGAATGTCTGCGCCAGCGTTCCTGGAATGCCGGGCCAGCCAAGATAA
- a CDS encoding DUF4150 domain-containing protein, with protein sequence MTASREGSRDTGDGIVISLTPDVCKTPIGSSVVPVPYSVFAKQDDDANTAATVRMTGQRSHNLGSVITRTQGDSPGTAGGVKSGTVGAACHPKDHSKSVRIEGKPAIMHAHEWWMNNRNTVGKLYYLKSVEVREPTHAVNLYNNPPLESPTEASTGDAPAKDDAG encoded by the coding sequence ATGACCGCATCGAGGGAAGGTAGTCGCGACACCGGCGACGGCATAGTGATTTCTCTGACACCCGACGTCTGCAAGACGCCGATAGGCAGTTCAGTTGTACCGGTTCCCTACTCCGTGTTCGCAAAGCAGGACGACGACGCAAACACGGCCGCCACAGTGCGCATGACCGGGCAACGGTCTCACAATCTCGGTTCGGTCATCACGCGTACGCAGGGCGACTCGCCCGGCACCGCGGGCGGCGTGAAGTCAGGCACCGTCGGTGCGGCTTGTCATCCGAAGGACCACTCGAAGTCGGTGCGTATCGAGGGGAAACCAGCGATCATGCACGCCCACGAGTGGTGGATGAACAACCGCAATACGGTCGGGAAGCTCTATTACCTGAAATCGGTCGAGGTCCGCGAGCCGACCCATGCGGTGAATCTCTACAACAACCCGCCGCTTGAAAGCCCGACTGAAGCGTCGACAGGAGATGCGCCAGCCAAGGATGACGCCGGGTGA